A DNA window from Pseudomonas wuhanensis contains the following coding sequences:
- the madM gene encoding malonate transporter subunit MadM produces the protein MWELIEKGLEHNGLITAFAFVGVIMWVSVVLSKRLTFGRIHGSAIAIVIGLVLAWVGGTMTGGQKGLADLTLFSGIGLMGGAMLRDFAIVATAFEVQATEAKKAGMIGVIALLLGTILPFIVGASMAWVFGYRDAISMTTIGAGAVTYIVGPVTGAAIGATSDVMALSIATGLIKAILVMVGTPMAARWMGLDNPRSAMVFGGLAGTVSGVTAGLAATDRRLVPYGALTATFHTGLGCLLGPSLLYFIVRGIVG, from the coding sequence ATGTGGGAACTCATCGAGAAAGGTCTGGAACATAACGGTCTGATCACGGCGTTCGCGTTCGTTGGCGTGATCATGTGGGTGTCGGTGGTGTTGTCCAAACGCCTGACCTTCGGACGAATTCACGGCTCGGCGATTGCCATCGTCATAGGCCTGGTGCTGGCCTGGGTCGGCGGCACCATGACCGGTGGGCAAAAAGGCCTGGCGGACCTGACGCTGTTTTCCGGCATTGGTTTGATGGGCGGCGCGATGTTGCGTGACTTCGCCATTGTCGCCACCGCGTTCGAGGTGCAGGCCACCGAAGCGAAAAAGGCCGGGATGATTGGCGTCATCGCACTGCTGCTGGGCACGATTCTGCCGTTCATTGTCGGGGCGAGCATGGCCTGGGTGTTCGGTTATCGCGATGCGATCAGCATGACCACCATTGGCGCAGGCGCGGTGACCTACATCGTCGGGCCAGTGACCGGGGCAGCGATCGGTGCCACGTCCGATGTGATGGCGTTGTCGATTGCCACCGGGCTGATCAAGGCGATTCTGGTGATGGTCGGTACGCCAATGGCGGCGCGCTGGATGGGACTGGATAACCCGCGCTCGGCGATGGTGTTTGGCGGGTTGGCCGGGACTGTCAGCGGTGTGACCGCCGGGTTGGCGGCGACGGATCGGCGGTTGGTGCCGTATGGCGCGCTGACGGCGACGTTCCACACCGGGCTTGGGTGCTTGCTTGGGCCTTCGTTGCTGTACTTCATTGTTCGCGGAATTGTCGGCTGA
- a CDS encoding LysR family transcriptional regulator yields the protein MLIDEELTLKKLEVFLAFMRTGNLARAAAELQTSNVSVHRAIHSLESALRCPLFKHEGRNLTPLESAYVLEERAQKLIQDVLESVRLTREAAGFSAERFKLGSLYSLTVKTVPQLIMGLKIRRSELNIDLILGSNIDLLYKLKNMEVDAILVSLDDSVNDPDCEQIPLFSDDIFLATPADSPFAQRAEVDLAEVRDETFITLTQGFATHQDGIRVFKQAGFEPKVAMQVNDIFTLLSMVSSGVGYALLPGRIAAVYENRVKLIPLQEKYRLQQHIGVVFLKAKERDPNLLALLAECRMYANRQATQ from the coding sequence ATGCTGATCGATGAAGAGTTGACCCTGAAAAAACTCGAGGTGTTCCTGGCCTTCATGCGCACCGGCAACCTGGCCCGCGCCGCCGCCGAGTTGCAAACCAGCAACGTCAGCGTGCACCGCGCCATCCACTCTCTGGAAAGTGCCCTGCGTTGCCCGCTATTCAAACACGAAGGCCGCAACCTGACCCCACTCGAAAGCGCTTATGTGCTGGAAGAGCGCGCGCAGAAGCTGATCCAGGACGTGCTCGAAAGCGTGCGCCTGACCCGCGAAGCCGCCGGGTTCTCGGCTGAGCGTTTCAAGCTTGGGTCACTGTATTCACTGACGGTGAAGACCGTGCCGCAGCTGATCATGGGCCTGAAAATCCGCCGCAGTGAACTCAATATCGACCTGATCCTGGGCTCGAACATCGACCTGTTGTACAAGCTCAAGAACATGGAAGTCGACGCGATCCTGGTGTCGCTGGACGACAGCGTCAACGACCCGGACTGTGAACAGATTCCGCTGTTTTCCGATGACATCTTCCTCGCCACCCCGGCTGACTCGCCCTTTGCCCAGCGGGCCGAAGTCGATCTGGCCGAGGTGCGTGACGAGACATTCATCACCTTGACCCAAGGCTTCGCCACGCACCAGGACGGTATTCGGGTGTTCAAGCAGGCGGGGTTCGAGCCGAAGGTGGCGATGCAGGTCAACGACATCTTCACCCTGCTGAGCATGGTCAGCTCCGGGGTGGGTTATGCGTTGCTGCCGGGAAGGATTGCGGCGGTGTATGAGAACCGGGTGAAGCTGATCCCATTGCAGGAAAAGTACCGGTTGCAGCAGCACATTGGCGTGGTGTTTCTGAAGGCCAAGGAGCGTGACCCGAATTTGCTGGCGTTGTTGGCGGAGTGTCGGATGTATGCCAATCGGCAGGCCACCCAATGA
- the trhA gene encoding PAQR family membrane homeostasis protein TrhA, with the protein MYHGERLNAWTHLFGAVAAFVGGVWLLVIASMDGSPWKIVSVAIYAFTLLVLYSASTVYHSVRGRKKAIMQKVDHFSIYLLIAGSYTPFCLVTLRGPWGWTLFGIVWGLALIGILQEIKPRSEARILSIVIYAVMGWIVLVAVKPLLAALGPVGFAWLASGGVFYTVGIIFFALDHRLRHAHGIWHLFVIAGSLLHFVAIWFYVL; encoded by the coding sequence ATGTATCACGGGGAAAGATTGAACGCCTGGACGCATTTGTTCGGGGCGGTGGCGGCGTTTGTCGGGGGCGTGTGGCTGCTGGTGATCGCCAGTATGGACGGCAGTCCGTGGAAGATTGTCAGCGTGGCGATTTACGCCTTCACCTTGCTGGTGCTTTACAGCGCCTCGACCGTGTATCACAGCGTGCGCGGGCGCAAGAAAGCGATCATGCAGAAGGTCGATCACTTTTCGATCTACCTGCTGATTGCCGGCAGTTACACACCGTTTTGCCTGGTGACCCTGCGCGGGCCATGGGGTTGGACGCTGTTCGGGATTGTCTGGGGGCTGGCGCTGATCGGCATTTTGCAAGAAATCAAACCCCGCTCGGAAGCGCGGATTCTGTCGATCGTGATTTATGCGGTGATGGGCTGGATCGTGCTGGTAGCAGTCAAGCCGTTACTGGCGGCACTGGGCCCTGTCGGCTTCGCCTGGCTGGCGTCGGGCGGGGTGTTTTATACCGTGGGAATTATCTTTTTTGCCCTCGATCATCGTCTGCGCCATGCCCACGGGATCTGGCATCTGTTCGTGATCGCCGGGAGTTTGCTGCACTTTGTGGCGATTTGGTTCTACGTGCTTTAA
- a CDS encoding LysR family transcriptional regulator, whose protein sequence is MRLRHIEIFQAIRQTGSVSGAAQLLHVSQPAVSKVLQHAEQQLGFPLFLRVRGKLQPTPEALELEREVDKVTESLQGVRRLAQSLRREPGHSVRIGAIPALALSLLPPAINEWTQRYPEIACELSSAHSRELMQNLLMREVDVALTLQAPDHPGLKAQPLASGMLVALAPKGYWADDTHGKPLPLIELAGAPLIGLSSADPLAARLDSYLEAVDPPPKVRIAVQTYSLARAMVESGAGLAVIDPFTALGASPATTAIRPLAPALPITLYAVTRADEPPPHTLSDLLQVFSRRAQAQLDRLIL, encoded by the coding sequence ATGCGACTGCGACACATCGAGATCTTCCAGGCCATTCGCCAGACCGGTTCGGTCAGTGGCGCCGCACAGTTGCTGCACGTGTCGCAGCCGGCGGTAAGCAAAGTGCTGCAACACGCCGAACAGCAATTGGGCTTTCCGTTGTTCCTGCGGGTACGCGGTAAATTGCAGCCGACGCCCGAAGCCCTGGAGCTTGAGCGCGAGGTCGATAAGGTCACTGAAAGCCTGCAAGGCGTGCGACGCCTGGCCCAAAGCCTGCGCCGCGAGCCGGGCCACAGTGTACGGATCGGCGCGATCCCGGCGCTGGCCTTGTCGCTGCTGCCGCCGGCGATCAACGAATGGACACAACGCTACCCGGAAATCGCCTGCGAACTGTCCAGCGCCCACAGCCGCGAGCTGATGCAGAATTTGCTGATGCGCGAAGTGGATGTCGCCCTGACGCTGCAAGCGCCGGATCACCCGGGCCTGAAGGCGCAGCCTCTGGCCAGTGGAATGCTGGTGGCGCTGGCGCCGAAGGGCTATTGGGCCGACGACACTCACGGCAAACCACTGCCGTTAATCGAACTGGCCGGTGCGCCGCTGATCGGCCTGTCCAGCGCCGACCCGCTGGCCGCCAGACTCGACAGCTACCTTGAGGCGGTCGATCCGCCGCCAAAGGTACGCATCGCCGTGCAGACCTATTCGCTGGCGCGGGCAATGGTTGAATCCGGTGCAGGGTTGGCAGTGATCGACCCGTTCACCGCACTCGGCGCGTCCCCCGCCACCACGGCGATTCGCCCCTTGGCGCCGGCGCTGCCGATCACCCTGTACGCGGTGACCCGCGCCGACGAACCGCCACCGCACACCTTGAGCGATTTGTTGCAAGTATTCAGCCGACGGGCGCAGGCGCAACTGGATCGCTTGATCCTGTAA
- a CDS encoding D-amino acid dehydrogenase: protein MAQRVCIIGGGVIGLTTAYALVRDGIDVTLIEARDSFASETSFANGGQLSYRYVAPLADAGVPLQALGWMLRGDSPLKLRPRLDPAQWRWMASFLAACRRSVNQRNGAHLLRLALLSQATLQGWRDEDLLDGFDWRRNGKLVTFREAASFEHARQGLADPRQQQVLSRAECAQLEPALAEAPFVGAIYTPDEEVADCHAFCLQLVARLKASGRCEFLPSRTVTGIRHGDGAVQAIEMGAQVLPVEQLVIAAGHRSPALALPGMNLPLYPLKGYSLTLPIRAEHRAPELSITDYNRKIVYARIGAQLRVAAMVDIVGFDPALDPKRLALIKRQAQETLPNAGDYDAAIAWAGMRPATPSGVPLIGATAYRNLWLNLGHGALGFTLACGSARLLGDLISRRAPPIEIQGLTPLRHR from the coding sequence ATGGCTCAGCGGGTTTGCATCATCGGTGGCGGCGTCATCGGGCTGACAACGGCTTACGCACTGGTTCGCGACGGCATCGATGTGACGCTGATCGAGGCCCGGGATTCGTTTGCCAGCGAAACCAGTTTCGCCAACGGCGGCCAGCTGTCCTACCGCTATGTCGCGCCACTGGCCGATGCCGGCGTGCCGTTGCAGGCGCTGGGCTGGATGTTGCGCGGCGACTCGCCGCTGAAGCTGCGTCCGCGTCTGGACCCGGCGCAATGGCGTTGGATGGCGTCCTTTCTGGCGGCCTGTCGGCGTTCGGTGAATCAGCGCAACGGCGCACACCTGCTGCGTCTGGCGCTGCTGAGCCAGGCCACGCTGCAAGGTTGGCGCGACGAAGACCTCCTCGACGGTTTCGACTGGCGGCGCAACGGCAAACTGGTGACGTTTCGTGAAGCCGCGAGTTTCGAGCACGCGCGCCAAGGGCTGGCTGATCCACGACAGCAACAGGTGTTGTCCCGGGCCGAGTGCGCACAGCTGGAGCCGGCACTTGCTGAGGCGCCGTTTGTGGGCGCGATCTACACGCCCGATGAAGAAGTCGCCGATTGCCATGCTTTCTGCCTGCAACTTGTGGCTCGGCTCAAGGCGTCGGGGCGTTGTGAGTTTTTGCCGAGCCGCACGGTCACCGGCATTCGCCATGGGGACGGCGCGGTGCAGGCCATCGAAATGGGCGCTCAGGTATTGCCGGTTGAGCAATTGGTGATCGCCGCCGGGCATCGCAGCCCGGCGCTGGCGTTGCCGGGCATGAACCTGCCGCTGTACCCGCTCAAGGGCTACAGCCTGACCCTGCCGATCCGCGCCGAACATCGCGCGCCGGAGCTGAGCATCACCGATTACAACCGCAAGATCGTTTACGCCCGCATCGGGGCACAACTGCGGGTGGCGGCGATGGTCGACATTGTCGGTTTCGACCCGGCGCTCGATCCCAAGCGTCTGGCGCTGATCAAGCGCCAGGCGCAGGAAACCTTGCCCAATGCCGGCGATTACGACGCCGCTATCGCGTGGGCCGGCATGCGCCCGGCGACTCCCAGCGGCGTGCCGTTGATTGGCGCCACGGCGTACCGCAATCTCTGGCTCAACCTCGGCCATGGTGCCTTGGGCTTTACTTTGGCCTGCGGCAGCGCTCGGTTGCTTGGCGATTTGATTAGCCGACGCGCGCCTCCGATCGAAATACAGGGCCTGACACCCCTGCGTCACCGCTAA
- a CDS encoding transporter substrate-binding domain-containing protein, translating to MQKITLIGCTLGLLLASQIQASEAPLTGTLNKVANAKSITLGYRDASVPFSYVGDHTGQPMGYSVDLASKIVERIKQKLELPDLQVKYNLVTSQTRIPLVQNGTVDLECGSTGVTAERMQQVAFSYGFIYVKGQLLTAKDSGIKSFADLRGKNVVTTAGTTNERFLKSYNVDHKIDMFVISAKDHGEAFQMLQSGRAAAFYMDDALLYGERAKARDPHKWVVVGEEQSREIYSCMVRKGDPQLLELVNATLADLYSSGEINGIYNRWFQQPIPPKGLNLEFPMTSELKAIIAKPVSDPVQ from the coding sequence ATGCAAAAAATCACGTTGATCGGCTGCACCCTCGGCCTGCTGCTCGCCAGTCAGATCCAGGCCAGTGAAGCGCCGCTGACCGGCACGCTGAACAAGGTCGCCAATGCCAAGAGCATTACGCTGGGCTATCGCGACGCGTCGGTGCCGTTCTCTTACGTGGGTGATCACACGGGGCAGCCGATGGGCTATTCGGTGGACCTGGCGAGCAAGATTGTCGAGCGCATCAAACAAAAACTCGAGCTGCCGGATCTGCAGGTGAAGTACAACCTGGTGACCTCGCAAACGCGCATTCCGCTGGTGCAGAACGGCACGGTCGACCTCGAGTGCGGCTCGACCGGCGTGACCGCCGAGCGCATGCAGCAAGTGGCGTTTTCCTACGGGTTTATCTACGTGAAGGGGCAGTTGCTCACGGCGAAGGACAGCGGCATCAAGAGTTTCGCCGATCTGCGTGGCAAGAACGTCGTGACCACCGCTGGCACCACCAATGAGCGGTTTCTGAAGAGCTACAACGTCGATCACAAGATCGATATGTTCGTGATCAGCGCCAAGGACCACGGCGAAGCATTCCAGATGCTGCAATCAGGGCGGGCGGCGGCGTTCTATATGGATGATGCGTTGCTTTACGGCGAACGGGCCAAGGCCCGCGATCCGCATAAGTGGGTCGTGGTGGGCGAGGAGCAATCGCGGGAAATCTACAGCTGCATGGTGCGCAAGGGCGATCCGCAATTACTCGAGTTGGTGAATGCGACGCTGGCCGATCTGTATAGCTCGGGGGAAATCAATGGCATCTACAACCGCTGGTTCCAGCAGCCGATTCCGCCGAAGGGGTTGAACCTGGAGTTTCCGATGACCAGCGAGTTGAAGGCGATTATCGCCAAGCCGGTGAGCGACCCGGTGCAGTAG
- a CDS encoding 16S rRNA (uracil(1498)-N(3))-methyltransferase, whose translation MRLSRFFIDAPLSTGEHELPEAQAHYISRVLRMAEGDAVQLFDGSGHEFRGTLAEVGKKRVVVQIDESFAGQVESSLAVHLGQGLSRGERMDWAIQKATELGVSEITPIFTDRCEVRLKDERADKRLMHWRQVAISACEQCGRSRVPVIHPPLLLADWLKQTEAELKLVLHPVAEPLVSHAKPATLAFLIGPEGGLSDIEVEQAKAGGFRAARLGPRVLRTETAPVVALAVAQQLWGDF comes from the coding sequence ATGAGACTGTCCCGCTTCTTTATCGACGCCCCCTTGAGCACCGGCGAACACGAGCTTCCCGAGGCCCAGGCCCATTACATCAGCCGTGTGCTGCGCATGGCCGAGGGTGATGCGGTGCAATTGTTCGACGGCTCGGGTCATGAGTTTCGCGGCACGCTGGCGGAAGTCGGCAAGAAGCGCGTCGTCGTGCAGATCGATGAAAGCTTCGCCGGGCAGGTCGAGTCGTCGCTGGCGGTCCATCTCGGCCAGGGTTTGTCCCGTGGCGAGCGGATGGACTGGGCGATTCAGAAAGCCACCGAACTGGGTGTCAGCGAAATCACCCCGATCTTCACTGACCGCTGCGAAGTCCGCCTCAAGGACGAGCGCGCCGATAAACGCCTGATGCACTGGCGTCAGGTGGCGATCAGCGCCTGCGAGCAGTGCGGGCGTTCGCGGGTGCCGGTGATTCATCCTCCGCTGCTGTTGGCCGACTGGCTGAAGCAGACGGAGGCCGAATTGAAGCTGGTGCTGCACCCGGTGGCCGAGCCACTGGTGAGCCATGCGAAGCCGGCGACACTGGCGTTTCTGATCGGCCCGGAAGGCGGGTTGTCCGACATTGAAGTCGAGCAGGCCAAGGCTGGCGGTTTTCGCGCCGCCCGCCTCGGCCCTCGCGTGTTGCGCACCGAAACCGCGCCGGTGGTGGCGTTGGCGGTGGCCCAGCAGTTGTGGGGCGACTTTTAG
- a CDS encoding adenosylmethionine--8-amino-7-oxononanoate transaminase, which translates to MGLNNQWMQRDLAVLWHPCTQMKDHEQLPLIPIKRGEGVWLEDFEGKRYLDAVSSWWVNVFGHANPRINQRIKDQVDQLEHVILAGFSHQPVIELSERLVKMTPEGLTRCFYGDNGSSCIEIALKMSFHYWLNRGQPNKKRFVTLTNGYHGETMAAMAVGDVPLFTETYKALLMDTIKVPSPDCYLRPEGMSWEEHSRNMFAAMEQTLADNHDTVAAVILEPLIQGAGGMRMYHPVYLKLLRDACDRYGVHLIHDEIAVGFGRTGTMFACEQAGIRPDFLCLSKALTGGYLPLAACLTTDEVYSAFYDDYPTLRAFLHSHSYTGNPLACAAALATLDIFEEDNVIENNKALAQRMASSTAHLADHPNVAEVRQTGMVLAIEMVKDKASKTAYPWQERRGLKVFQHALERGALLRPLGSVVYFLPPYVITPEQIDFLAEVASEGIDIATRDSISVAVPKDFHPGYRDPG; encoded by the coding sequence ATGGGCCTGAATAATCAGTGGATGCAACGCGATCTCGCGGTGTTGTGGCATCCCTGCACCCAGATGAAAGACCACGAACAGCTGCCGCTGATCCCGATCAAACGCGGCGAAGGCGTCTGGCTGGAAGACTTCGAAGGCAAACGCTACCTCGACGCAGTCAGCTCCTGGTGGGTCAACGTGTTCGGGCATGCCAACCCGCGGATCAACCAGCGCATCAAGGATCAGGTCGATCAGCTGGAACACGTGATCCTCGCCGGTTTCAGCCATCAGCCGGTGATCGAACTGTCGGAGCGTCTGGTGAAGATGACGCCCGAAGGCCTGACCCGGTGCTTCTATGGCGATAACGGTTCGTCGTGCATCGAAATCGCGCTGAAAATGAGCTTTCACTACTGGCTCAACCGCGGCCAGCCGAACAAGAAGCGCTTCGTCACCCTCACGAACGGTTACCACGGCGAGACCATGGCGGCGATGGCGGTGGGTGACGTGCCGCTGTTCACCGAAACCTACAAAGCCCTGCTGATGGACACCATCAAGGTGCCGAGCCCCGATTGCTACCTGCGCCCCGAGGGCATGAGCTGGGAAGAACACTCGCGCAACATGTTCGCCGCCATGGAGCAGACGCTGGCCGACAACCACGACACCGTGGCCGCGGTGATTCTGGAGCCGCTGATCCAGGGCGCCGGCGGGATGCGCATGTATCACCCGGTGTACCTCAAGCTGCTGCGCGACGCCTGCGATCGTTATGGCGTGCACCTGATCCACGATGAAATCGCCGTCGGCTTCGGCCGCACCGGAACGATGTTCGCCTGCGAACAGGCCGGTATCCGCCCGGATTTCCTCTGCCTGTCCAAAGCCCTGACCGGCGGTTACTTACCGTTGGCGGCCTGCCTGACCACCGATGAGGTCTACAGCGCCTTCTACGACGACTACCCGACCCTGCGCGCCTTTCTGCATTCCCACAGCTACACCGGCAATCCGCTGGCATGCGCGGCGGCATTGGCGACGCTGGATATCTTCGAAGAAGACAACGTCATCGAGAACAACAAGGCCCTGGCCCAGCGCATGGCCTCCTCCACCGCGCACCTGGCTGATCACCCGAACGTTGCCGAAGTGCGCCAGACCGGTATGGTGCTGGCCATCGAGATGGTCAAGGACAAGGCAAGCAAGACCGCTTATCCGTGGCAGGAACGTCGTGGTTTGAAAGTGTTCCAGCATGCGCTGGAGCGTGGTGCTTTACTGCGGCCTTTGGGCAGCGTGGTGTATTTCCTGCCGCCCTACGTGATTACCCCGGAGCAGATCGATTTTCTGGCCGAGGTGGCCAGCGAAGGCATCGACATCGCCACCCGCGACAGCATCAGCGTGGCGGTGCCGAAGGACTTTCATCCGGGCTATCGTGATCCGGGCTGA
- a CDS encoding flavin monoamine oxidase family protein has protein sequence MSAGWLRACALVMLGLFSVSALAKDKTVIVVGGGLSGLTAAYELQNKGWQVTLLEAKPTLGGRSGMATSEWIGNDKAQPVLNKYVSTFKLTTTPAPEFVRTPSYLIDGVYFTAADLATKQPATAEALKRYETTLDDLARSIEDPQNPAANSTLFALDQINVSNWLDRLNLPATARQLVNQQIRTRYDEPSRLSLLYFAQQSRVYRGVADRDLRASRLPGGSPVLAQAFVKQLKTIKTSSPVSAITQDKDGVTVKVGSVGYQADYVVLAVPLRALNKIQMTPALDAQHLGAIKGTNYGWRDQIMLKFKTPVWESKARMSGEIYSNTGLGMMWVEPALKGGANVVINLSGDNARVMQAFGDKQMVDQVLIRLHAFYPQARGSFTGYEIRRYSTDPSMGGAYLAFGPGQISKYWRLWERPIQRVAFAGEHTDTLYPGTLEGALRTGQRAASQVEDLAAGKSFEPAKVVPAATAAAAGAVAAKKGNFFTNLFGGSDDKAAPAKAPAPVAPVAPAPAPVLAPTPAPAPVEPPKPAAPVKAEPARKAPAKAPVKKPAAKTEAKKAPVKATAKKTEPVKKPAVSTAAKTPATTETKTQ, from the coding sequence ATGTCTGCTGGTTGGCTGCGCGCCTGTGCGCTGGTGATGTTGGGGCTGTTCAGCGTTTCGGCGCTGGCCAAGGATAAAACGGTGATCGTGGTCGGCGGCGGGCTCTCGGGCCTCACCGCGGCGTACGAACTGCAGAACAAAGGCTGGCAGGTCACCCTGCTGGAAGCCAAGCCGACTTTGGGCGGTCGCTCCGGCATGGCCACCAGTGAGTGGATCGGCAATGACAAGGCCCAGCCGGTGCTGAACAAGTACGTCTCGACGTTCAAGCTGACCACCACGCCAGCCCCCGAATTCGTGCGGACCCCGAGCTACCTGATCGACGGCGTGTATTTCACCGCTGCGGACCTGGCGACTAAACAGCCGGCCACCGCCGAGGCGCTGAAACGCTACGAAACGACCCTGGATGATCTGGCGCGTTCGATCGAGGACCCGCAGAACCCGGCCGCCAACAGCACGCTGTTTGCCCTGGACCAGATCAACGTGTCCAACTGGCTCGATCGCTTGAATCTGCCAGCCACTGCGCGTCAGTTGGTGAATCAGCAGATTCGTACCCGCTATGACGAACCTTCGCGTCTGTCGCTGCTGTACTTCGCACAACAGAGCCGCGTCTACCGTGGCGTTGCCGACCGTGACCTGCGCGCCTCCCGTCTGCCTGGTGGCAGCCCGGTGCTGGCCCAGGCTTTCGTCAAACAACTGAAAACCATCAAGACCAGCTCCCCGGTTTCGGCCATTACTCAGGACAAGGACGGCGTGACCGTCAAAGTCGGCAGTGTTGGCTATCAGGCGGACTACGTTGTGCTGGCCGTGCCATTGCGTGCGCTGAACAAGATCCAGATGACCCCGGCGCTGGATGCCCAGCACCTGGGCGCCATCAAGGGCACCAACTACGGCTGGCGTGACCAGATCATGCTGAAGTTCAAGACGCCGGTGTGGGAAAGCAAGGCGCGCATGTCCGGCGAGATCTACAGCAACACCGGCCTGGGCATGATGTGGGTCGAGCCTGCGCTGAAGGGCGGCGCCAACGTGGTGATCAACCTGTCCGGCGACAATGCGCGCGTGATGCAGGCTTTCGGCGACAAGCAGATGGTCGATCAGGTGCTGATTCGCCTGCACGCCTTTTATCCACAGGCACGCGGTTCGTTTACCGGTTATGAAATCCGTCGCTACAGCACTGACCCATCGATGGGCGGCGCTTACCTGGCCTTCGGCCCGGGCCAGATCAGCAAGTACTGGCGTCTGTGGGAGCGTCCTATTCAACGTGTAGCCTTTGCCGGCGAACACACCGATACCTTGTACCCAGGCACTCTGGAAGGCGCATTGCGCACCGGTCAGCGTGCAGCCAGTCAGGTAGAAGACCTGGCGGCAGGCAAATCGTTTGAGCCGGCGAAAGTTGTTCCGGCGGCGACCGCAGCAGCGGCAGGTGCAGTGGCGGCGAAGAAAGGCAACTTCTTCACCAACCTGTTCGGTGGTTCTGACGACAAAGCGGCACCGGCCAAGGCACCAGCACCCGTGGCACCGGTTGCTCCGGCACCCGCCCCAGTACTTGCGCCGACTCCAGCGCCAGCACCGGTTGAGCCGCCGAAGCCTGCGGCACCGGTGAAAGCAGAGCCTGCCAGGAAAGCACCGGCCAAAGCCCCCGTGAAAAAGCCTGCTGCCAAAACCGAGGCCAAAAAAGCTCCGGTCAAGGCAACGGCGAAAAAGACTGAGCCGGTGAAGAAACCAGCGGTCAGCACTGCTGCGAAGACCCCGGCGACGACTGAAACCAAGACGCAGTAA
- a CDS encoding YncE family protein, which produces MSHHSSSSPATTRNLSNSIPVGEGPRGIAINDDGSRVFVCNYISGNVSVINTRNRKVIRTIAVERYPQNIVLAHGGKRAYVTNYGSSSVSVIDTETYAVGNVTVGRHPRGIVVSRDGKHVYVTVRQDKEWLAIIDTRTYAVSRVRGLPSPSISVDISQDDSRLYISSTNSPGGPYQDALTVISSKTFKVISIIKTEQYPSAVTVSPDGSKVYIVGMDARKLTVLDTRSSIVRHFDFVTCEGKVVFGERNAYAVDQTRKEVVEVSTTTHEIVRRVPIPGAFDPYDMVLDKHNHAYISDYQKDEVHSVDLA; this is translated from the coding sequence ATGAGTCACCATTCGAGTTCATCCCCCGCCACTACGCGCAACCTATCCAATTCGATACCCGTAGGGGAAGGACCGCGAGGGATAGCCATCAACGACGATGGATCACGGGTTTTTGTTTGCAATTACATTTCCGGCAATGTGTCAGTGATCAACACCCGGAACAGAAAGGTAATCCGCACCATCGCCGTCGAGCGTTATCCCCAAAACATCGTCCTTGCCCATGGAGGGAAAAGAGCTTACGTGACCAACTACGGTTCAAGTTCGGTTTCAGTTATTGATACTGAAACCTATGCGGTGGGTAACGTCACGGTGGGAAGACATCCTCGGGGAATCGTCGTCAGCCGGGACGGGAAGCATGTTTACGTCACCGTTCGACAAGATAAAGAGTGGCTGGCAATTATTGACACCCGCACTTATGCGGTGAGCAGAGTGCGAGGATTACCCTCTCCCTCTATAAGTGTGGATATCAGCCAGGACGATTCGCGTCTTTATATTTCCAGCACCAACTCCCCTGGCGGTCCTTATCAGGACGCGCTCACCGTCATTAGCAGCAAGACCTTCAAAGTCATCAGCATCATCAAAACCGAACAATATCCGTCAGCGGTTACCGTCAGCCCCGACGGCAGCAAAGTGTATATCGTGGGTATGGACGCTCGAAAACTGACCGTGTTGGACACCCGGTCATCGATCGTCAGGCATTTCGACTTTGTGACGTGCGAAGGGAAAGTAGTATTCGGCGAAAGAAACGCTTATGCCGTGGATCAAACCAGAAAAGAGGTCGTGGAAGTGAGTACCACCACCCATGAGATTGTTCGCCGGGTTCCAATCCCTGGCGCTTTTGACCCGTATGACATGGTTCTTGATAAACACAACCACGCCTATATCAGCGACTACCAAAAAGACGAAGTACATAGTGTCGATCTAGCTTAG